The bacterium genome contains a region encoding:
- a CDS encoding thioredoxin family protein yields MKKTILFFVLFLLFLSFLVFFVSVWNNLNIYRSEDSNVSKVVETLKTSQAVQSLYLDYSNENYDSALQDKRVVILFFTSNWCVECLEQDKVNLEVFDDLKDKGLVGLRIHILDSETTTETDALAKKFDIHKENSFVVLNQNGAVHFKHTGNIEKELLKQKIEEVSTNL; encoded by the coding sequence GTGAAAAAAACTATTCTTTTCTTCGTACTCTTTTTACTTTTTCTTTCTTTTCTTGTCTTTTTTGTTAGTGTTTGGAACAACCTAAATATATATAGAAGCGAAGATAGTAATGTTAGTAAAGTTGTAGAAACACTGAAAACATCCCAAGCTGTGCAGTCACTATATCTAGATTATTCAAACGAGAATTATGATAGTGCCCTACAAGACAAAAGGGTAGTGATTCTATTCTTTACGTCAAATTGGTGTGTGGAGTGTTTGGAACAGGACAAAGTTAACTTGGAAGTTTTTGACGACTTAAAAGATAAAGGTTTGGTGGGGCTGAGGATTCATATATTAGACTCAGAAACAACGACAGAGACCGATGCATTAGCCAAGAAGTTTGACATACACAAAGAAAACTCCTTTGTAGTTTTAAATCAAAATGGGGCTGTCCACTTTAAACACACCGGAAACATTGAAAAGGAATTATTAAAACAAAAAATAGAGGAGGTGAGTACAAACCTATGA
- a CDS encoding Fic family protein, translated as MKNIDDISKKRAIKLFGSEEIENFEIGTAYGLKQIHKYLFDGLYDFAGEIRTKNISKGDFRFANTLYLSEILAKIEKMPNTTFEQIIEKYAEMNIAHPFMEGNGRSMRIWLDLVLKKHLNKCIDWQKVGKNEYLSAMIRSHVNNLELQEILRTALTEKVNDREVFMKGIEQSYYYEEPDLIR; from the coding sequence ATGAAAAATATTGACGATATTAGTAAAAAGAGGGCAATAAAACTGTTTGGAAGTGAAGAAATTGAGAATTTTGAAATAGGTACAGCTTATGGACTTAAACAAATTCACAAATACCTTTTTGATGGTCTGTATGACTTTGCAGGGGAAATACGCACGAAAAATATAAGTAAGGGTGACTTTCGTTTTGCCAATACTCTCTATTTATCAGAAATTTTGGCAAAAATTGAAAAAATGCCCAATACTACTTTTGAACAAATTATAGAAAAATACGCCGAAATGAATATAGCACATCCCTTTATGGAAGGTAATGGTCGAAGTATGCGAATATGGCTAGACTTAGTCTTGAAAAAACATTTGAATAAATGTATTGATTGGCAAAAAGTTGGCAAAAACGAGTATCTAAGCGCCATGATTCGAAGTCACGTAAACAACTTGGAACTACAAGAGATCCTTCGCACAGCACTCACTGAAAAAGTTAACGATCGTGAAGTTTTTATGAAAGGCATAGAGCAGTCTTATTATTACGAAGAGCCTGATCTAATTAGATGA
- a CDS encoding Bro-N domain-containing protein yields the protein MDQFDETKIAIFKHKNIRKTIFNNEWWFSVVDVCLALTDSSDSGAYWRKLKQRLISESNQVVTFCHGLKLLAPDGKMRESDCANTEGIFRIIQSIPSPKAEPFKKWLAKVGYERIQEIEDPELSMKRMKMIYELKGYSKNWIEKRVRGIAVRNELTDEWKIRGAREKQDYAILTNDIMKGAFDLTVEEYKKLKGLKRQNLRDHMEDIELILTMLGEATTTKLHKDRDSKGVPELLKDAKDGGKVAGRTRLDIENQSKKKVISTKNYLLK from the coding sequence ATGGACCAATTTGACGAAACTAAAATAGCAATTTTCAAACATAAAAATATTAGGAAAACTATTTTTAATAATGAATGGTGGTTTTCTGTTGTTGATGTTTGCCTAGCCCTAACTGATAGCTCAGATTCAGGTGCTTACTGGAGAAAATTAAAACAAAGGTTAATTTCAGAATCAAATCAAGTCGTGACATTTTGTCACGGGTTGAAGTTACTCGCACCTGATGGAAAAATGCGTGAATCGGATTGTGCTAACACAGAAGGAATTTTTAGAATAATCCAATCAATCCCCTCTCCAAAGGCAGAACCATTTAAAAAATGGCTTGCAAAAGTAGGTTATGAAAGAATTCAAGAAATTGAAGACCCAGAACTTTCAATGAAGCGTATGAAAATGATCTATGAACTTAAAGGATATTCCAAAAACTGGATTGAAAAAAGAGTTAGAGGAATTGCAGTTAGAAATGAACTGACTGATGAATGGAAAATACGAGGAGCACGCGAGAAACAAGATTACGCAATTTTAACAAACGACATTATGAAAGGCGCTTTTGATTTAACTGTTGAAGAATATAAGAAACTGAAGGGCTTAAAAAGACAGAATCTAAGAGACCATATGGAAGATATTGAACTCATTCTAACTATGCTGGGCGAAGCCACCACGACAAAACTTCATAAAGATCGAGATTCAAAAGGCGTTCCTGAACTATTAAAAGACGCTAAAGATGGTGGTAAGGTTGCAGGAAGAACAAGACTTGATATCGAAAATCAATCAAAGAAAAAGGTTATATCTACAAAAAATTACTTACTTAAATAA
- a CDS encoding ABC transporter ATP-binding protein: MKNIIKIFKISKPQHKWILVACVLITIQAVLQQATPVTLKFVVDELSAQIANQNGDYEKLTWLFILILVINLSVVILNTGNQRLGDYIASRLGRFLTEVFYKKIFTLPQSFFDGEISGKIVNQLNRGIASIRDFVNGATNFIVPALLQAIFGIAVLSYFDLTIGLLALSVFPVYILITSYSTKRWGKVQEEKNVYEDSVRGRIAEVINNIRLVKTYSTQPKEWKFVSNNYQTINKLYDKQSTEYHILNFIREFGLEVVLVVILYLIFQKTFFGSLTLGEMVLIIQLLNQLRWPLFAMSYILENVQRAEADSKTYFEILDLKSKEKFIEKSTGALVKKPEIIFENVSFAYQKDDEVLKNINLTIKSNQTVALVGHSGAGKTTLINLILKLYEPTKGNLFMSKKNYSRSDHSWVRSHMALVFQDTELFSTTIKENVAYGKENTTDREVIDALKKANAWDFVEKFKDGLDEKIGERGVRLSGGQKQRIQVARAILQNKPILILDEATSSLDSRSESLVQEALEELFKNRLVIIIAHRFSTIQNADRVIVLDQGGIVDDDTPQKLAKKKGLYQELLQYQIAGNKKLLSKYELR; encoded by the coding sequence GTGAAAAATATCATAAAAATCTTCAAAATTAGTAAGCCGCAACATAAGTGGATTTTGGTGGCTTGTGTTTTGATAACTATTCAGGCCGTTTTGCAACAAGCAACACCTGTTACATTAAAATTTGTAGTTGATGAACTCTCTGCTCAAATTGCAAATCAAAATGGAGATTATGAAAAGCTGACCTGGTTATTTATTTTGATTTTAGTTATTAATTTGTCCGTAGTTATTCTAAACACGGGTAACCAAAGACTGGGGGACTATATAGCTTCCCGTTTAGGTAGATTCTTAACAGAAGTTTTCTATAAAAAAATATTTACACTCCCACAATCTTTTTTTGATGGTGAAATATCTGGGAAAATTGTAAATCAATTAAATAGGGGAATTGCCTCTATACGGGACTTTGTAAACGGTGCCACTAATTTTATAGTTCCTGCACTTTTACAGGCCATATTTGGAATTGCAGTTTTGTCCTATTTTGATTTAACCATAGGACTTTTAGCCTTGTCTGTTTTTCCTGTTTACATATTAATTACTAGCTACTCAACTAAAAGGTGGGGTAAGGTACAGGAGGAAAAAAATGTATATGAAGATAGCGTTAGGGGCAGAATTGCAGAAGTTATAAACAACATAAGACTTGTAAAAACTTATTCTACACAACCAAAAGAATGGAAGTTTGTCTCGAATAACTACCAAACAATTAATAAGCTATATGACAAACAGTCAACTGAATACCACATATTAAATTTTATAAGAGAGTTTGGTTTGGAAGTAGTATTAGTTGTTATTTTGTACTTAATATTTCAAAAAACATTTTTTGGCAGTCTAACATTGGGTGAAATGGTCTTAATTATCCAACTTCTAAATCAACTAAGATGGCCACTATTTGCAATGAGTTATATTTTAGAAAATGTTCAAAGGGCAGAAGCAGACTCAAAAACCTATTTTGAAATTTTAGACTTAAAATCAAAAGAAAAATTTATTGAAAAATCGACTGGAGCCTTGGTTAAAAAACCTGAGATAATATTTGAAAATGTTAGTTTTGCATATCAAAAAGACGACGAAGTTTTAAAGAATATAAATCTAACCATAAAATCCAACCAAACAGTAGCTTTAGTTGGACACTCTGGAGCTGGGAAAACAACATTAATAAATTTGATACTTAAACTCTATGAACCGACAAAGGGTAATTTGTTTATGTCTAAGAAAAATTATTCACGAAGTGATCATTCTTGGGTCAGAAGCCATATGGCCCTGGTTTTTCAAGACACTGAGTTGTTTTCAACAACCATTAAAGAAAATGTAGCCTACGGAAAAGAAAATACTACAGATAGAGAAGTAATAGATGCACTCAAAAAAGCAAATGCTTGGGACTTTGTTGAAAAGTTTAAAGACGGATTAGACGAAAAAATTGGCGAAAGGGGAGTTAGGCTCTCGGGTGGTCAAAAACAAAGAATTCAGGTTGCCCGTGCCATACTCCAAAACAAACCAATTTTAATTTTAGATGAAGCAACAAGCAGTCTTGATTCTAGGTCTGAAAGCTTGGTCCAAGAAGCCTTAGAAGAATTATTTAAAAATAGGCTAGTTATTATAATTGCTCATAGATTTTCAACTATTCAAAATGCAGATAGGGTAATTGTGTTGGATCAAGGTGGTATTGTAGATGATGATACACCACAGAAGTTAGCCAAGAAAAAAGGTTTGTACCAAGAACTACTTCAATATCAAATTGCAGGAAACAAAAAACTCTTAAGCAAATATGAGTTGAGGTGA
- a CDS encoding RpiB/LacA/LacB family sugar-phosphate isomerase: MIRIFLGADHRGYELKEKIASWLFDLGYDFEDLGATFLDPTDDYIKYASDVASMVAKRPHSKGVLLCGSGVGVDVVANKFDGIRSSIGKSVLQVKAGRSDDDMNVLVIASDFTTVKEARGMLIAFLETKYEENARRERRLDEIDKIEANN, encoded by the coding sequence ATGATAAGAATATTTCTAGGAGCAGATCATAGGGGATACGAATTAAAAGAGAAAATTGCCTCTTGGCTTTTTGATTTGGGTTATGATTTTGAAGACTTAGGCGCAACTTTTCTAGATCCAACCGACGACTATATAAAATATGCTTCAGATGTGGCCTCAATGGTTGCTAAAAGACCTCATTCAAAAGGAGTGCTACTATGCGGTAGTGGAGTTGGTGTAGATGTTGTGGCTAACAAGTTTGATGGTATTAGATCTTCAATTGGAAAATCTGTCCTACAGGTAAAAGCAGGTCGAAGTGACGATGATATGAATGTTTTAGTAATTGCATCTGACTTTACAACAGTTAAAGAAGCAAGGGGAATGTTAATTGCATTTCTTGAAACAAAGTATGAAGAAAACGCGAGACGTGAGAGAAGGCTTGATGAAATTGATAAAATAGAGGCTAATAATTAA
- a CDS encoding YggT family protein, which yields MASNTTNNQDKIVTTPLRSGATNSQTYEYFVYYFFGALEILLVFRLILKIAGASLNSWFVSIVYTLSRFFIMPFEGIFRRVTNQGVETASVFEPAVIVALIVYAVVAFGIVKLIRISSGEAQIGGE from the coding sequence GTGGCATCAAATACCACAAATAATCAAGATAAGATAGTTACTACCCCGTTAAGATCTGGTGCAACAAACTCACAAACATATGAATATTTCGTTTACTATTTCTTTGGAGCCCTAGAGATACTTTTAGTTTTTAGGTTGATTTTAAAAATTGCAGGCGCAAGTTTGAATAGTTGGTTTGTCAGTATTGTCTATACCCTATCTCGCTTCTTTATAATGCCCTTCGAAGGAATATTTAGAAGAGTGACAAATCAAGGAGTAGAAACGGCATCTGTTTTTGAACCAGCGGTAATTGTCGCCTTGATAGTTTATGCAGTGGTGGCTTTTGGAATCGTTAAGCTAATTAGAATTTCATCGGGAGAGGCACAAATTGGAGGTGAATAA
- a CDS encoding GlsB/YeaQ/YmgE family stress response membrane protein, whose amino-acid sequence MGIILWIIFGAIAGWIASLVMKNDHNQGTLMDIAMGIVGAIVGGFLMGLVGQSGVDGFNLYSLIVAVIGAIVVIFIGRKLKS is encoded by the coding sequence ATGGGCATAATACTTTGGATAATTTTTGGAGCAATAGCAGGTTGGATCGCATCACTAGTGATGAAAAATGATCACAACCAAGGCACGCTTATGGATATAGCTATGGGGATAGTTGGAGCGATAGTTGGAGGCTTCTTGATGGGTCTGGTTGGACAATCAGGTGTAGATGGATTTAATCTATATAGTTTAATCGTTGCGGTAATCGGAGCAATTGTAGTTATTTTTATAGGTCGCAAACTAAAGAGTTGA
- a CDS encoding MBL fold metallo-hydrolase has protein sequence MKIKFLGASGTVTGSSYVLTSGSGQSILIDLGMFQGPSEIEKLNYEPFDYDVTKLSGAILTHAHLDHCGRLPILMKLGFKGNIYMTPPTADLTELSLFDSAKIAKEDRSQVLYTTADVVNLVKQFVTVEYHQEIHIGDFTVTFYDAGHILGSTSLEISDKRPNSDTRKIVFSADIGNFPAYLGEHTEFIKSADAVVMETTYGDRLHNKENPIEALQSEINAVEVGGGTLLVPSFSLDRAQELLHMVMHLKKEGKILPETPIILDSPMAEKATKIYVDYPKYFNDHIEAEYKRGELFDFPGLEVTKDWRESQSIHQRPEPKVIIAGAGMMTGGRIVGHAAHYLPISSTRLMIVGYQGDGTLGRELLEGKRDVFIKETRVSVQAQVNDTQGLSSHADQRQLLEWLKSIKGVKKLFLTHGDEHSRIGFNEIVTKELGITDITLPKLGDELEI, from the coding sequence ATGAAAATTAAATTTTTAGGAGCTTCTGGAACTGTTACAGGTTCTTCATATGTTTTAACTTCTGGTTCTGGTCAATCAATCTTAATAGATTTAGGTATGTTTCAAGGACCGTCTGAAATAGAAAAATTAAATTATGAACCATTTGACTATGATGTTACTAAGCTCTCTGGAGCGATTTTAACCCATGCGCACCTAGATCACTGTGGTAGGTTACCTATTTTGATGAAGTTAGGTTTTAAAGGCAATATCTATATGACACCGCCAACCGCCGATTTAACCGAACTTTCACTCTTTGACAGCGCAAAAATTGCCAAAGAAGATAGGTCTCAAGTTTTATACACTACCGCAGATGTAGTAAACCTTGTAAAACAATTTGTAACTGTTGAATACCATCAGGAAATCCATATAGGCGACTTTACAGTTACCTTTTACGATGCTGGCCACATACTTGGATCAACATCACTTGAAATTAGTGACAAAAGACCAAATAGCGACACCAGAAAAATCGTGTTTAGTGCTGACATTGGCAACTTTCCTGCTTATTTGGGAGAGCATACTGAATTTATTAAATCAGCAGATGCAGTGGTTATGGAAACAACGTATGGTGACAGATTACATAACAAGGAAAACCCAATAGAAGCCTTACAGTCAGAAATTAATGCCGTAGAAGTTGGTGGCGGAACACTACTTGTCCCCTCATTTTCTCTTGACCGAGCCCAAGAACTTCTTCATATGGTTATGCACCTTAAAAAGGAGGGTAAAATATTACCAGAAACACCAATCATACTAGACAGCCCAATGGCAGAAAAGGCTACAAAAATCTATGTAGATTATCCTAAGTATTTTAATGACCACATTGAGGCAGAATATAAGCGTGGAGAACTTTTTGATTTTCCCGGACTTGAGGTAACAAAAGACTGGAGAGAGAGTCAATCAATTCATCAACGACCAGAACCAAAAGTGATTATTGCAGGAGCTGGAATGATGACGGGGGGAAGAATTGTTGGACACGCTGCGCACTATCTACCTATCTCTTCAACAAGGCTGATGATAGTTGGGTATCAGGGTGATGGAACACTAGGTAGAGAATTACTAGAAGGCAAAAGGGACGTATTTATTAAAGAAACTAGAGTTAGTGTTCAAGCTCAAGTCAACGATACCCAAGGTTTAAGCTCTCATGCTGACCAAAGACAACTATTGGAGTGGTTAAAATCAATAAAAGGTGTCAAAAAACTATTTTTGACCCACGGTGATGAGCACTCAAGAATTGGCTTTAATGAAATTGTTACAAAAGAGCTTGGAATAACAGATATTACTCTTCCAAAACTAGGTGATGAGCTCGAGATTTAA
- a CDS encoding C1 domain-containing protein produces the protein MAFKKLRNPSRKMTTTEQLNTIQGISKYRYKKTPNLQTGISYVESIFKETNRLPDSYFFWVDKEGLVDPDTNEYLHNLITPDSHEESSYLGLVEYSALWQLDRWSIKEESQLSVWISPELKKEGLYDENKIVLHETSVTPAGQKKLNNIMIIFECSRDQCLKLAKQLFPKQTEKINTPEELRCALLDIGTDLSIAEIIHVLSPYIPKGDKVKLLSEDHKTYLGGLIARGAPSYFFAQEMMRLGAIGEHSLVCVGGGSGYINTLQSNSIIIGGSEKFVKNCGVCGTPINAFISSGYRCSQCKEIYLGC, from the coding sequence ATGGCTTTTAAAAAGCTTAGAAACCCGAGCAGGAAAATGACAACGACAGAACAGCTAAACACGATTCAAGGTATATCTAAATATAGATATAAAAAAACTCCAAACCTTCAAACTGGAATTTCGTATGTTGAATCAATTTTCAAGGAAACAAACAGATTACCTGACAGTTATTTCTTTTGGGTTGACAAGGAAGGACTAGTTGACCCAGACACAAATGAGTATTTACACAATCTAATTACGCCTGATTCTCACGAAGAAAGTAGTTATCTTGGTCTTGTTGAATACTCAGCTCTTTGGCAACTAGATAGGTGGAGTATAAAAGAAGAGAGTCAATTGTCCGTTTGGATCAGTCCAGAGTTAAAAAAAGAGGGTTTATACGATGAAAACAAAATTGTGTTACACGAGACATCAGTAACACCTGCCGGTCAGAAGAAGCTCAATAATATTATGATTATATTTGAATGTAGTAGAGACCAATGTCTTAAGCTTGCAAAACAGTTGTTTCCAAAACAGACAGAAAAAATCAATACACCAGAAGAACTCAGGTGTGCACTTTTAGACATAGGTACGGATTTATCAATTGCAGAAATAATACATGTCTTGTCACCTTATATACCAAAAGGCGATAAAGTTAAGCTCCTAAGCGAGGATCACAAAACCTATTTAGGTGGGTTGATAGCTCGAGGAGCACCTTCTTATTTCTTTGCGCAAGAAATGATGAGGCTGGGCGCAATAGGTGAACATTCTTTAGTATGTGTTGGAGGTGGTAGTGGATATATAAACACACTACAATCTAACTCAATAATTATTGGTGGGAGTGAAAAATTTGTCAAAAATTGTGGAGTTTGTGGAACCCCCATAAATGCATTTATTTCAAGTGGGTATCGATGTTCACAGTGTAAAGAAATATATTTAGGGTGTTAA
- a CDS encoding glutaredoxin family protein has protein sequence MNITVYSTTTCPYCKMVKDYLISKNISFAEKMVDQDENARNEMVGVSGGFLGVPFTVILKEDGTKETVVGFDKGKFDSMVK, from the coding sequence ATGAATATAACTGTTTATTCAACAACTACCTGCCCATACTGTAAGATGGTTAAGGATTATCTTATTTCAAAAAATATTTCATTTGCTGAAAAAATGGTAGATCAAGACGAAAATGCAAGAAATGAAATGGTGGGTGTTTCAGGTGGGTTTTTGGGAGTACCTTTTACTGTAATATTAAAAGAAGATGGAACAAAGGAAACCGTGGTTGGATTTGATAAAGGCAAATTCGACTCTATGGTTAAATGA
- a CDS encoding triose-phosphate isomerase, translated as MIFVNYKTYESGTGKNAVSLAEVIKEVSSQAGVKIVPVVQVADIKEIVSTVGMEVWSQKVDPVTFGAHTGSVIPESVVEDGAKGTILNHSEGRFTDFETLTTAHKRAKEVGLKTLIFAKDIVELEKVATLNPDFISYEPENLIGSKDISVATAEPEVIKSASDISQKTGIPLIVGAGVHSSLDVKKCLELGAVGVIVASDIMNAVDPKKELLDLTEGFKA; from the coding sequence ATGATATTTGTTAATTACAAAACTTATGAAAGTGGCACTGGAAAGAATGCTGTTTCGTTGGCAGAAGTTATTAAGGAGGTTAGTAGTCAAGCCGGTGTTAAAATTGTACCTGTTGTTCAGGTTGCTGATATCAAAGAAATAGTAAGCACAGTAGGTATGGAGGTCTGGTCACAAAAAGTTGATCCAGTTACTTTTGGTGCTCACACTGGAAGTGTTATTCCAGAGTCTGTCGTTGAGGATGGCGCTAAAGGTACTATACTAAACCACTCAGAGGGTAGATTTACTGACTTTGAGACACTAACCACTGCACATAAGAGGGCTAAAGAAGTTGGTTTAAAAACACTAATTTTTGCAAAGGATATTGTAGAGCTTGAAAAGGTGGCTACTCTTAACCCCGACTTTATTTCATATGAACCAGAGAACTTAATCGGTAGTAAAGATATATCAGTTGCAACAGCAGAACCAGAGGTTATTAAAAGTGCCTCAGACATATCCCAAAAAACAGGTATTCCCTTAATTGTGGGTGCAGGTGTACACTCATCACTAGATGTCAAAAAATGTTTAGAATTAGGTGCGGTTGGTGTAATAGTTGCATCAGATATTATGAATGCAGTTGACCCCAAAAAAGAACTATTAGATTTAACGGAAGGTTTTAAAGCATAA
- a CDS encoding YdeI/OmpD-associated family protein has product MKNNISDGVVHKVPADLKEALVSDSNAFLLWESLTPLARNEWICWVTSVKKEETRKDHVRRVVNELKEGKRRPCCWIGCIHRTDKKLSPSIQGILNKRK; this is encoded by the coding sequence ATGAAAAACAATATTTCCGATGGGGTAGTGCATAAAGTCCCTGCAGATTTAAAAGAGGCTTTAGTTTCAGACTCAAATGCCTTTTTGTTGTGGGAAAGTTTAACGCCCCTTGCACGAAATGAATGGATCTGTTGGGTTACTTCTGTTAAGAAAGAAGAAACAAGAAAAGATCATGTTAGAAGGGTAGTAAATGAACTCAAAGAAGGCAAAAGAAGACCTTGTTGTTGGATAGGCTGTATTCATAGAACTGACAAAAAATTAAGCCCTTCAATACAAGGAATACTTAACAAACGAAAGTAG
- a CDS encoding SET domain-containing protein, translating into MVFTLWYSVYMFLIDKSFYQIKKTKQKGLGVFAKKEIKTKTIIGEYTGERVEIEKYDLEKDKDGLYLMFLDDKYAIYPDLSKDDVHLVNHSCDPNCWILNSGGKVYFFTLRDIEKGEELTILYLLPPKDKTCNPCTHDCYCGSEKCTGSMHLGEEAYLLSNAFRVCSTMSASFSPTKGIASKVFKDNPKR; encoded by the coding sequence ATGGTTTTTACTTTATGGTACAGTGTCTATATGTTTTTGATTGACAAAAGTTTTTACCAAATTAAAAAGACTAAACAGAAAGGCCTTGGTGTTTTTGCCAAAAAAGAAATCAAAACAAAGACAATAATTGGGGAGTATACAGGTGAAAGGGTAGAAATTGAGAAATATGATTTAGAAAAAGACAAAGATGGTTTATATCTCATGTTTCTCGATGATAAATATGCAATTTATCCTGATTTAAGTAAAGATGACGTTCATTTGGTCAACCATTCTTGTGACCCAAATTGCTGGATATTGAACTCTGGGGGGAAAGTTTACTTTTTTACACTTCGTGACATTGAAAAAGGTGAGGAACTAACAATTTTATATCTTTTGCCACCTAAAGATAAAACTTGTAATCCTTGTACCCATGACTGTTATTGTGGAAGTGAAAAATGTACTGGATCAATGCATCTAGGTGAAGAAGCCTATCTACTTTCTAATGCTTTCAGAGTGTGCTCTACAATGTCTGCCAGCTTTTCACCAACTAAAGGCATTGCTTCAAAAGTTTTTAAAGACAACCCTAAAAGATAG
- the pgk gene encoding phosphoglycerate kinase, protein MKLLSSLKEADLAGKRVIVRGDLDITDFSENDIRLQRLVPTVKFLLENKATVILIGHIGRPDGKAEEKYSLKQLQPILEKMIGTNEGWELKENLRFDPREEQNDESFAKELSSLGDIYVNEAFSVSHRKHASIVGIPKFLPSYAGLNLENEIMNLSKVFEPIRPLVILISGTKDDKLTMIEPLSNLADKVLVGGRLPDLLGDKGLESIRLQGDGRKVLIGNLIMDKEDITLNTIDIFSNEVMKAKTVVLAGVLGRYEDEGHSQGTRKVFTAVANSKAFKIVGGGDSLNAINKYGLTDKFDWVSVGGGAMLEFLTKKTLPGIEALQN, encoded by the coding sequence ATGAAACTATTATCTTCACTTAAAGAAGCAGATTTAGCTGGTAAGAGAGTAATTGTTAGGGGAGACTTGGATATTACTGACTTTTCTGAAAATGATATTAGACTCCAAAGGCTTGTTCCAACTGTAAAATTTTTGCTTGAAAATAAAGCTACTGTTATTTTAATTGGCCATATTGGTAGGCCTGATGGCAAAGCTGAAGAAAAGTATAGCTTGAAGCAACTTCAGCCTATTTTAGAGAAAATGATTGGAACAAATGAGGGTTGGGAACTCAAGGAAAATTTAAGGTTTGATCCTAGAGAAGAACAAAATGATGAAAGTTTTGCAAAAGAATTATCTAGTTTGGGTGATATTTATGTAAATGAAGCTTTTAGTGTATCTCACAGAAAACATGCTTCAATTGTAGGAATTCCTAAGTTTTTACCTTCCTATGCTGGTCTAAATCTCGAAAATGAAATTATGAATCTAAGTAAAGTCTTTGAACCCATTAGACCGCTTGTAATCTTAATTAGTGGAACTAAAGATGACAAATTAACAATGATTGAACCATTGTCAAACTTGGCAGACAAGGTTTTAGTCGGGGGAAGACTACCAGACTTGTTGGGGGATAAAGGTTTGGAAAGCATACGTTTGCAGGGAGATGGCAGAAAGGTTTTAATAGGCAACTTGATAATGGATAAAGAAGATATAACCTTAAATACAATTGATATTTTTTCAAACGAAGTAATGAAAGCAAAAACTGTAGTTTTGGCTGGTGTTTTAGGTAGATATGAAGATGAGGGCCATAGCCAAGGGACAAGAAAAGTATTTACGGCAGTTGCAAACTCAAAAGCTTTTAAGATAGTTGGTGGTGGGGACAGTTTAAATGCTATCAATAAATATGGTTTAACAGACAAGTTTGATTGGGTGTCAGTAGGGGGTGGGGCAATGCTAGAGTTTTTGACCAAAAAAACACTTCCAGGTATTGAAGCACTTCAAAATTAA
- a CDS encoding DUF3096 domain-containing protein, translated as MGISFTNLNPLTSLVFGILILVFPKFLNYWIAAYLIIIGLMGMGILN; from the coding sequence ATGGGAATTTCATTTACAAACCTAAATCCGTTAACTTCTTTGGTTTTTGGAATACTAATTTTAGTTTTTCCAAAATTTCTTAACTACTGGATAGCAGCATATCTTATTATCATAGGGTTAATGGGAATGGGTATACTAAATTAA
- a CDS encoding AI-2E family transporter: MLFIFFKTQLILIFVSVLFVYLIMLVVPELHPIYEFLIIISSYLIISQIMDNLISPYIVGQKIKISPILLVISLILGITFFGLVGAIFAIPLVLVLKTTWEHYK, encoded by the coding sequence GTGTTATTTATATTCTTCAAGACTCAACTGATATTAATATTTGTATCAGTACTTTTTGTTTATCTGATAATGTTAGTTGTTCCTGAACTTCACCCTATATATGAATTTTTAATAATAATATCTAGCTATTTAATAATTAGTCAAATAATGGACAATTTAATCTCACCATATATAGTAGGCCAAAAAATAAAAATATCACCTATTCTATTAGTTATTTCACTTATTCTTGGGATTACCTTTTTTGGGTTAGTTGGTGCAATTTTTGCTATACCTTTAGTGTTAGTTTTAAAAACTACTTGGGAGCATTATAAATAA